The following proteins are encoded in a genomic region of Phycisphaera sp.:
- the rpoN gene encoding RNA polymerase factor sigma-54 has protein sequence MRFDTSQHMRLGQQMKLSPRVIQSMEILQMPLADLEQRIEEELEGNMALEIVEHVADKTAKKDETDRPDRELTITDQGNAQDDFARLDSYQTDQPDAADNSFDGPSRANLEPGAPSRINSGERDGKMDAMAAAPARQASVSEQLRDQWALTEMDAELRSVGGYLISFIDEDGYLRTPLEDIARQAPEPLAESVGGRDKLLEQLPWVLEEAQLALEPTGVGARDARECLLLQLDAVQIDPDFNEDEATDDAIESARWLVADHLDDLMNNRLPKIAEATTLTMEEIKTGVQLLRRLSLAPGKRLAPDRSEPIIPDAIVEYEEDNDRYVAYLNDRNLMNLRINREYSEMVRTRELDKQGRDFVRKNLSNAQWLVDAIGQRRDTLLRVIHAVLDAQRDFFDYGPESLKPLPMTQVAEQLGIHVATVSRAVSDKYLQTPRGVVPLRRFFTGGTQNDAGDDVSWAAIKAAMQDVVDNENKAKPLSDEAIVRELKKRGIEIARRTVAKYRDQLEIPAARIRKTF, from the coding sequence GTGAGGTTCGACACCAGCCAGCACATGCGTCTCGGGCAGCAGATGAAGCTGTCGCCCAGGGTCATCCAGTCGATGGAGATCCTGCAGATGCCCCTGGCCGACCTCGAGCAACGCATCGAGGAAGAGCTCGAGGGCAACATGGCCCTTGAGATCGTCGAGCACGTCGCCGACAAGACGGCCAAGAAGGACGAGACCGACCGCCCAGACCGCGAGCTGACCATCACCGACCAGGGCAACGCCCAGGACGACTTCGCACGCCTGGACAGCTACCAGACCGACCAGCCCGACGCCGCCGACAACTCCTTCGACGGCCCCAGCCGGGCGAACCTGGAGCCCGGCGCACCCAGCCGTATCAACTCTGGCGAGCGCGACGGCAAGATGGACGCCATGGCCGCCGCCCCCGCCCGACAGGCTTCGGTCAGCGAGCAGCTCCGCGACCAGTGGGCCCTGACCGAGATGGACGCCGAGCTGCGATCGGTGGGCGGCTACCTCATCTCGTTCATCGACGAGGACGGCTACCTCCGCACCCCGCTCGAGGACATCGCCCGCCAGGCCCCCGAGCCCCTGGCCGAGTCGGTCGGCGGACGCGACAAGCTGCTCGAGCAGCTCCCCTGGGTGCTCGAAGAGGCCCAGCTCGCGCTCGAACCGACGGGCGTAGGTGCACGAGATGCCCGTGAGTGCCTGCTGCTCCAGCTCGATGCCGTCCAGATCGACCCGGACTTTAACGAGGACGAGGCCACCGACGACGCGATCGAATCCGCCCGCTGGCTCGTAGCCGATCACCTCGACGACCTGATGAACAACCGGCTGCCCAAGATCGCCGAGGCAACCACGCTGACGATGGAGGAGATCAAGACCGGCGTGCAACTGCTCCGCCGCCTGAGCCTCGCGCCTGGGAAGCGGCTGGCCCCCGATCGCAGCGAGCCGATCATCCCCGACGCCATCGTGGAGTACGAAGAGGACAACGACAGATACGTCGCGTACCTCAACGACCGAAACTTGATGAACCTGCGCATCAACCGAGAGTACTCGGAGATGGTGCGCACGCGCGAGCTCGACAAGCAGGGCCGCGACTTTGTCCGCAAGAACCTGAGCAACGCCCAGTGGCTAGTCGACGCTATCGGCCAGCGGCGTGACACGTTGCTGCGGGTCATCCACGCCGTGCTCGACGCCCAACGGGATTTCTTCGACTATGGGCCCGAGAGCCTCAAGCCCCTGCCGATGACACAGGTAGCTGAGCAACTTGGCATCCACGTCGCCACGGTCTCGCGCGCGGTGTCCGACAAGTACCTGCAAACCCCGCGGGGTGTCGTTCCGCTGCGTCGCTTCTTCACCGGCGGCACCCAGAACGACGCGGGCGACGACGTGAGCTGGGCCGCCATCAAGGCCGCCATGCAGGACGTGGTCGACAACGAGAACAAGGCCAAGCCGCTGAGCGACGAGGCCATCGTGCGGGAACTCAAGAAGCGCG
- the arsM gene encoding arsenite methyltransferase — translation MTTNPDTVRDTVREGYAKIARDGQWSSVQSTPTAGGSCCGAGGGGGGCCGPTTLTADQVASAVGYANDDLSALPEGANMGLSCGNPTAIAALQQGEVVLDLGSGGGMDCFLAGPRVGATGRVIGVDMTPDMLSKARKNIESYKSQSGLDNVEFRLGEIEHLPLADASIDVVLSNCVINLSPDQAQVWREVARVLKPGGRVAISDLALLKPLPESVVADVEALVGCVAGAKLVDTIRADMEAAGLADIQLASKPEYVEAMTTWQDPLYQKIIAALPKGSKMSEYVTSLDIAARKL, via the coding sequence ATGACAACCAACCCCGACACTGTCCGTGATACGGTCCGCGAGGGCTACGCCAAGATCGCGCGCGATGGCCAATGGTCCAGCGTCCAGAGCACCCCGACCGCCGGCGGATCGTGCTGCGGCGCAGGCGGCGGTGGCGGTGGTTGCTGCGGCCCCACCACGCTCACCGCCGATCAGGTCGCCTCCGCTGTGGGCTACGCCAACGACGACCTCTCCGCCTTACCCGAGGGCGCGAACATGGGCCTCTCGTGCGGCAACCCGACCGCCATCGCTGCGCTCCAGCAGGGCGAGGTCGTGCTCGACCTGGGCAGCGGCGGCGGCATGGACTGCTTCCTGGCGGGCCCGCGCGTCGGTGCCACCGGCCGCGTCATCGGGGTCGACATGACCCCCGACATGCTGAGCAAGGCCCGCAAGAACATCGAGAGCTACAAGAGCCAGAGCGGCCTTGACAACGTCGAGTTCCGGCTGGGCGAGATCGAGCACCTCCCGCTGGCCGACGCCAGCATCGACGTGGTGCTGAGCAACTGCGTGATCAACCTCTCACCCGATCAGGCCCAGGTGTGGCGTGAGGTCGCCCGCGTGCTCAAGCCCGGGGGTCGTGTGGCGATCAGCGATCTGGCGCTCCTCAAGCCACTGCCCGAGTCGGTTGTAGCCGACGTTGAGGCCCTTGTCGGTTGCGTGGCCGGGGCGAAGCTCGTCGACACAATCCGTGCAGACATGGAGGCGGCGGGCCTCGCCGACATCCAACTCGCCAGCAAGCCCGAGTACGTCGAGGCCATGACCACCTGGCAGGATCCGCTCTACCAGAAGATCATCGCCGCCCTTCCCAAGGGCTCGAAGATGAGCGAGTACGTGACCAGCCTCGACATCGCCGCTCGCAAGCTGTGA